One window from the genome of Pyrus communis chromosome 16, drPyrComm1.1, whole genome shotgun sequence encodes:
- the LOC137720370 gene encoding GRF1-interacting factor 3-like isoform X2 produces the protein MQQPPQMIPFMPSFPPTNITTEQIQRYLDDNKTLIMAILDNQNLGKLAECAPYQAQLQKNMIYLAAIADAQPLSPAVPAQAGYYMQHAQAAAMAQQQGIFPPKMPMQFNNMHQMHDPQQQQQLHQQNQQAMQGQMGMRPRGANGMPSMHYTEGSFGGGSGGPNSAGGPNDGCGGSKQDASDARVGGDGQGSSAGGHGTGDGDDGK, from the exons ATGCAGCAGCCACCGCAAATGATCCCCTTCATGCCTTCATTTCCTCCCACTAACATCACCACCGAGCAAATTCAGAGG TATCTTGATGACAACAAAACGTTGATTATGGCAATATTGGATAATCAAAATCTTGGAAAACTTGCCGAGTGTGCTCC GTACCAAGCTCAGCTTCAAAAGAATATGATATATTTAGCAGCAATTGCCGATGCGCAACCACTGTCACCAGCAGTGCCTGCCCAG GCGGGATATTACATGCAACATGCCCAGGCAGCAGCGATGGCTCAGCAACAAGGTATTTTCCCCCCAAAAATGCCGATGCAGTTCAATAACATGCATCAAATGCACGAcccgcagcagcagcagcagctacaTCAGCAGAACCAACAAGCCATGCAAGGGCAAATGGGAATGAGACCCAGGGGGGCCAACGGCATGCCTTCCATGCATTATACTGAGGGCTCATttggtggtggtagtggcggCCCAAACTCAGCGGGAGGCCCAAATGATGGGTGTGGAGGAAGCAAGCAAGATGCCTCGGATGCTAGGGTAGGTGGTGATGGCCAGGGGAGCTCAGCTGGTGGGCATGGCACCGGTGATGGAGATGACGGCAAGTGA
- the LOC137720370 gene encoding GRF1-interacting factor 3-like isoform X1 gives MQQPPQMIPFMPSFPPTNITTEQIQRYLDDNKTLIMAILDNQNLGKLAECAPYQAQLQKNMIYLAAIADAQPLSPAVPAQMAPHPAMQQAGYYMQHAQAAAMAQQQGIFPPKMPMQFNNMHQMHDPQQQQQLHQQNQQAMQGQMGMRPRGANGMPSMHYTEGSFGGGSGGPNSAGGPNDGCGGSKQDASDARVGGDGQGSSAGGHGTGDGDDGK, from the exons ATGCAGCAGCCACCGCAAATGATCCCCTTCATGCCTTCATTTCCTCCCACTAACATCACCACCGAGCAAATTCAGAGG TATCTTGATGACAACAAAACGTTGATTATGGCAATATTGGATAATCAAAATCTTGGAAAACTTGCCGAGTGTGCTCC GTACCAAGCTCAGCTTCAAAAGAATATGATATATTTAGCAGCAATTGCCGATGCGCAACCACTGTCACCAGCAGTGCCTGCCCAG ATGGCCCCACATCCTGCTATGCAACAGGCGGGATATTACATGCAACATGCCCAGGCAGCAGCGATGGCTCAGCAACAAGGTATTTTCCCCCCAAAAATGCCGATGCAGTTCAATAACATGCATCAAATGCACGAcccgcagcagcagcagcagctacaTCAGCAGAACCAACAAGCCATGCAAGGGCAAATGGGAATGAGACCCAGGGGGGCCAACGGCATGCCTTCCATGCATTATACTGAGGGCTCATttggtggtggtagtggcggCCCAAACTCAGCGGGAGGCCCAAATGATGGGTGTGGAGGAAGCAAGCAAGATGCCTCGGATGCTAGGGTAGGTGGTGATGGCCAGGGGAGCTCAGCTGGTGGGCATGGCACCGGTGATGGAGATGACGGCAAGTGA